A window from Photobacterium atrarenae encodes these proteins:
- a CDS encoding TetR/AcrR family transcriptional regulator, whose protein sequence is MTRSKRQQTRDTILSSAWQLFHQQSYAETTTRQIATAAGVATGTVFSHFPSKIDLLKAGVEQQVERVLHEAEASDTAHSPAERLLHYARYLFAYYLEQREFSMELFKELLWQQPQLKPQIIAFQQRLFSHQSAYDPILPQVMMELYFMTLITGLQTPEATADTLLESLRQRLACLQRPQDSQVSLS, encoded by the coding sequence ATGACCCGCAGTAAGAGACAACAGACCCGTGACACCATCCTGAGTAGTGCCTGGCAACTGTTTCACCAACAAAGCTACGCCGAAACAACGACCCGGCAAATCGCCACGGCCGCCGGGGTCGCCACCGGCACCGTGTTCTCACATTTTCCGAGCAAAATCGATCTGCTCAAGGCTGGGGTCGAACAACAGGTCGAACGCGTCCTGCATGAGGCAGAAGCCAGCGACACCGCCCATTCTCCAGCCGAACGACTACTCCATTATGCCCGGTACTTATTTGCCTATTATCTGGAGCAGCGGGAATTCAGCATGGAATTGTTTAAGGAGTTGCTCTGGCAGCAACCGCAACTCAAACCTCAGATCATTGCATTTCAGCAACGGCTGTTTTCTCATCAAAGTGCTTATGATCCAATATTGCCCCAGGTGATGATGGAGCTCTATTTCATGACCTTAATCACAGGGCTGCAAACGCCTGAGGCTACCGCGGACACCCTGCTGGAGAGCCTCCGCCAGCGGCTGGCATGCCTGCAGCGCCCCCAAGACAGCCAAGTATCTTTAAGCTAA
- a CDS encoding ABC transporter substrate-binding protein: MKGLVALIMLVSLMLTGCEEQPEQQLEFRVGLIAPVTGQISEVGRATVEAAEMAVAAANQQGGLVINNKQYRVVLLTEDNQDNTEHTISAALRLINQKNVSAIIGPQASRNAIPAARYAEYAKVPLLSPWSTNPRTTLNKDWVFRVAYVDTFQGQLMAKFAYDELGSRKAAVLYDVSSDYNRKLAEVFSTEFQALGGLVVAFELYTRDAPNLEEQFRQIQLATPDILFLPNYYNEVPDQARQARAAGITAQLLGSDSWAQIPETEREALEGAYFSAHFAIDKADGKALNFRARYREAYQRDPDDVAALTYDAFGLLFEAAKRSGGTEPQGLRDTLKSMPVYEGITGRIEFRGSGDPIKSAVLMAVKDGQFIFSRWVVPPEIP, translated from the coding sequence ATGAAGGGATTGGTAGCCTTGATCATGTTGGTCAGCCTGATGTTAACGGGCTGTGAAGAGCAACCCGAGCAACAACTTGAGTTTCGTGTGGGGCTGATTGCGCCGGTGACCGGCCAGATTTCTGAAGTGGGCCGGGCGACCGTGGAAGCCGCAGAGATGGCGGTGGCTGCGGCCAATCAGCAAGGTGGGCTGGTGATCAACAATAAGCAATACCGGGTAGTGCTGCTGACCGAAGACAACCAGGACAACACCGAGCATACCATCAGTGCAGCGTTGCGGTTGATTAATCAAAAAAATGTCAGCGCGATTATCGGCCCTCAGGCCAGCCGCAATGCCATCCCGGCCGCCCGGTATGCCGAGTATGCCAAGGTTCCGTTGCTCAGCCCCTGGTCTACCAACCCCAGAACGACCCTGAACAAAGACTGGGTGTTCCGCGTGGCCTATGTGGATACGTTTCAGGGCCAGTTGATGGCGAAGTTTGCTTATGATGAGCTGGGCTCGCGCAAGGCGGCGGTGCTGTATGATGTTTCGAGCGACTATAACCGCAAGCTGGCTGAAGTCTTCAGTACCGAATTCCAGGCTTTGGGTGGGTTGGTGGTCGCGTTTGAGCTCTATACCCGCGATGCACCGAATCTCGAAGAGCAGTTCCGGCAAATTCAATTAGCGACCCCGGATATTCTGTTTTTACCCAATTACTACAACGAAGTGCCTGACCAGGCGCGCCAGGCCAGAGCCGCCGGGATCACCGCCCAACTGCTGGGGAGTGACAGCTGGGCCCAGATCCCTGAAACGGAGCGGGAAGCGTTGGAAGGCGCGTATTTCAGTGCCCATTTTGCCATCGATAAAGCCGATGGTAAGGCGCTGAATTTTCGTGCCCGGTATCGCGAAGCGTATCAGCGGGATCCTGATGATGTGGCGGCACTGACCTATGATGCGTTTGGCTTGTTATTTGAAGCGGCGAAGCGCAGTGGCGGCACCGAGCCACAAGGGCTGCGTGATACGCTGAAATCCATGCCGGTGTACGAAGGGATCACCGGCCGGATTGAGTTTCGAGGCTCGGGCGATCCGATCAAAAGTGCCGTGCTGATGGCGGTGAAGGACGGGCAGTTTATCTTCAGTCGCTGGGTGGTACCGCCGGAGATCCCCTAA
- a CDS encoding GNAT family N-acetyltransferase: MLQNTQPRSNKITLNDVDQHNYLDCIRLSLLPEQQENLASNAITIAQSKFEPHYRLKAICLNQKVIGMLAFCHEDEPEDFELFWLFRFMIDARHQNQGYGSRVLALLVEEVRALGGKHLRTMHKPANRQASRVYQAFGFREIGTLDDGDTLLTLEL; encoded by the coding sequence ATGCTTCAAAACACCCAACCTCGATCCAACAAGATTACCCTGAATGACGTCGACCAACACAACTACCTGGACTGCATTCGGCTGTCTTTACTGCCCGAACAACAAGAAAACCTGGCATCCAATGCCATCACGATTGCGCAGTCGAAGTTCGAGCCCCACTATCGACTCAAAGCGATCTGCCTCAATCAAAAAGTGATTGGGATGCTCGCCTTTTGCCATGAAGACGAGCCGGAAGATTTTGAGCTCTTCTGGCTGTTCCGCTTCATGATTGATGCGCGACATCAGAATCAAGGCTACGGCAGCCGGGTATTGGCGCTCTTGGTTGAGGAAGTCAGAGCGTTGGGTGGCAAGCACCTGAGAACCATGCACAAACCCGCCAACCGTCAGGCGTCCCGGGTCTATCAGGCATTTGGGTTCCGTGAAATCGGCACCCTGGATGACGGCGATACCCTGCTCACCCTTGAACTCTAA
- a CDS encoding adenylate/guanylate cyclase domain-containing protein, producing the protein MLLKTEVVMGLLQKSLKARMTAYFLLVSVLVVVALALVTYHLAATTHQEMAIAQFDVTADHKASEIHRYLDDQVAIVTSIAQLAELQRAVSQIVGQTPDSTQYQTAYFKLVEMLYFSTFLDSRAARVSDLTEIFMLTKVGGHVFFSTQPGHEGEYRHSDQYFIEGLKGTFVQKVYPSPETAAPTLTVSTPLYSPVGELLGVLAAHIQLSVLVEIAGRQSSRQGLGESYLVDGLNRVISAERFGNELYPRGVHSEGIAAALRGERGAGLYDNYAGEAVIGSYRWLPALGVALISEIPAKVALAPANRFGVMILGVGLLAVGVLSVGIYLIAARITQPITAMTNTTQKITAGDLSQQAPVLTEDETGLLAQNFNQMIGRLRHTLDDLAEEQEKSEHLLLNVLPAPIAARLKQGEETIADSYADVTILFADIVNFTPLSAELKASDLVGLLNEIFCEFDRLSEARGLEKIKTMGDAYMVGAGLPVPRADHAEVIAEMALDMLDVIACFNRKHQRDLSIRIGINSGPVVAGVIGTKKFIYDIWGDAVNTASRMESQGLKGGIQITEATHRHLRDRYVFEDRGMIEIKGKGKMHTYFLRGRKDNAAQQV; encoded by the coding sequence ATGCTGCTCAAAACAGAGGTGGTGATGGGGCTGTTGCAAAAGAGTCTGAAAGCAAGGATGACGGCTTACTTTTTGCTGGTCTCGGTGCTGGTTGTGGTGGCGCTGGCGCTGGTGACTTATCACTTGGCTGCAACGACTCATCAGGAGATGGCCATCGCCCAGTTTGATGTCACCGCCGATCACAAAGCCTCAGAAATTCATCGCTATCTAGATGATCAGGTAGCCATTGTCACCAGTATTGCCCAGTTGGCCGAGCTGCAGCGTGCGGTCAGTCAGATCGTGGGTCAAACCCCGGACTCAACCCAGTATCAGACGGCCTATTTCAAGCTGGTCGAAATGCTCTATTTCTCCACATTTCTCGACAGCCGGGCGGCACGTGTCTCGGATTTGACCGAGATCTTTATGCTGACCAAGGTGGGTGGCCATGTGTTCTTTTCGACCCAGCCGGGCCATGAAGGTGAGTATCGCCATAGCGATCAGTATTTTATTGAGGGGCTGAAAGGCACGTTCGTGCAGAAGGTCTACCCATCGCCGGAAACGGCGGCGCCGACATTGACGGTGTCGACACCGCTGTACTCACCGGTTGGCGAGTTGTTGGGGGTGCTGGCGGCCCACATCCAGTTGTCGGTGCTGGTTGAGATTGCCGGCAGGCAGAGCAGCCGTCAGGGGCTCGGAGAGTCGTATCTGGTCGATGGGCTGAACCGGGTGATTTCAGCGGAGCGGTTTGGGAATGAGCTCTATCCGCGCGGCGTCCACAGCGAAGGGATTGCTGCGGCACTACGGGGGGAACGCGGCGCCGGGTTGTACGACAACTATGCCGGAGAGGCTGTGATCGGCAGCTACCGCTGGTTACCGGCGTTGGGTGTGGCCTTGATTTCTGAAATCCCGGCGAAAGTGGCGCTGGCACCGGCCAATCGGTTTGGGGTGATGATCCTGGGGGTTGGGTTATTGGCGGTTGGTGTTCTGAGCGTCGGTATTTATCTCATTGCCGCCCGGATCACCCAGCCGATCACGGCGATGACCAATACCACTCAGAAAATTACCGCCGGGGATCTGTCGCAGCAGGCACCAGTCTTGACCGAAGATGAAACCGGTCTGCTGGCCCAGAACTTTAACCAGATGATTGGCCGACTCAGGCATACCCTGGATGATCTGGCAGAAGAGCAGGAAAAATCAGAGCACCTGTTGCTCAATGTGTTGCCGGCACCGATTGCTGCCCGGCTCAAGCAGGGGGAGGAGACGATTGCGGACAGTTATGCCGATGTCACGATTTTATTTGCCGATATTGTTAATTTTACGCCGTTGTCAGCTGAGCTGAAGGCCTCAGATTTGGTCGGGCTGCTGAATGAAATTTTTTGTGAGTTTGATCGCCTGAGCGAGGCCCGGGGACTGGAAAAAATCAAAACCATGGGCGATGCCTATATGGTGGGCGCCGGGTTGCCGGTCCCGCGCGCGGATCATGCGGAAGTGATTGCCGAGATGGCATTGGATATGCTTGATGTGATTGCCTGCTTTAATCGTAAACACCAGCGGGATCTGAGTATCCGGATTGGCATTAACAGCGGTCCGGTGGTTGCAGGGGTGATTGGGACCAAAAAGTTTATCTACGATATCTGGGGCGATGCCGTCAATACTGCCTCAAGAATGGAGTCCCAGGGGCTCAAGGGAGGGATTCAGATCACAGAAGCGACTCACCGGCACTTGCGGGATCGCTATGTGTTTGAAGATCGTGGAATGATTGAAATTAAAGGCAAGGGTAAAATGCATACTTACTTCCTCCGGGGTCGGAAGGACAACGCAGCACAACAAGTCTAG
- a CDS encoding isochorismatase family protein, which translates to MKSAVLVIDVQNGIFAAERQPYNSTQVVSHINKLIAHAKAAGHLVIFIQHQMPGMVEYGSQPWQLFKELTVDDTDIRISKTAPNAFFETELEALLDQHDIHTLTLCGYSSDFCIDRTAFEAASKGYRVHLPADAHTTHDKPHLTADKIVEHHNFTLSMHPNIHLHPTRVLVGK; encoded by the coding sequence ATGAAATCAGCAGTTCTGGTCATTGACGTGCAAAACGGTATTTTTGCTGCGGAAAGACAACCCTACAACAGCACCCAGGTCGTCAGTCATATCAATAAGCTCATCGCCCATGCCAAAGCCGCCGGCCATCTCGTCATTTTTATCCAGCACCAAATGCCGGGCATGGTCGAATACGGCAGCCAGCCCTGGCAGCTCTTCAAAGAACTGACTGTCGATGACACAGACATCCGGATCAGCAAAACCGCCCCAAATGCTTTCTTCGAAACGGAGCTTGAAGCACTGCTCGATCAGCATGACATTCACACGCTTACTCTGTGCGGCTATTCTTCCGATTTCTGTATCGACCGGACCGCATTCGAGGCCGCTTCCAAAGGCTATCGGGTTCACTTGCCGGCAGATGCCCACACCACCCATGACAAGCCGCATTTAACCGCAGACAAAATCGTTGAGCATCACAATTTTACCCTGTCGATGCATCCGAATATCCACCTGCACCCCACTCGGGTGTTGGTGGGCAAGTAA
- a CDS encoding cation:proton antiporter, whose protein sequence is MHDTFLLVLGLIGLLTIASLLLPIANRINFPYTVLLAVAGSLLGILVLTAGGAHPPGLFGDFLTSLEALNITSEAVFFIFLPALIFESALNINARHLMTDIGPILLLAVLGLLISCVLVGTLVWGVSELSLVACLLLGAIVSATDPVAIVAIFKNLGAPKRLTILVEGESLLNDATAIVLFTILVAILLGDAQAGVLSASGQFLKVFFGGILVGLFASSLVAALIGKLRNMPLVEITLTICLAYLSFLFAEHYLHVSGVMAVVTAGLLMNSYGRTQVSPQTWHALTETWEELAFWANSLIFFLVGLLVPKVLITFTASQALSLTVLIIAAFAARSVVLYLILPLLNRAGLGQQISLTFRTVMLWGGLRGAVSLALALVILETPGIDPEIKAFIASLVTGFVLFTLFVNAPTMGMMMRFFGLDRLPPAERMIRNRVMALSIKRIRKGLDHAARTDHIEPAIATGVADIYEQRLNRVQRSISTDPQQPDTVTLCVGLSTLTNHERHLYLQRFADGLDSAKISRTLLFHADALQDSLKMGEVDGYNHAYRETLDYGVMLRIALGLQQYCKLTRPLAIQLANRFEVLSVTETVVTSLLDYNRDKIPALFGDPVASALAPILKTRQQLTRQALDALRLQYPDYAETLQKRHLVRVALRLEESNYRQMLSENMISQEVFSDLTRELDKRSRSMDRQPKLDLGLEPEKLIAKVPFFAALQATQLRQIASRLTPLLAVPGERIIAKGEPGNAMYFISSGAVEAQVLPKPVRLGSGDFFGELALLTQAPRNANVTAISYCQLLMLKLTDFQQLTKDYPDLQAEITRAAAQRLNPGQLIAQVPLFSALHPDELQAIVCQLKTRVAAPGETLITRGEIGDALYLIAAGRVEVRTGQKEPAAVLQQGDFFGEQALLSDTPRNADVAATDYCELLVLEKEAFAGLIATHPTLKARLQRP, encoded by the coding sequence ATGCATGACACATTTCTATTGGTGCTGGGCCTGATCGGCCTGCTGACCATCGCCAGCCTGTTACTGCCCATCGCCAATCGCATCAACTTTCCCTATACCGTCCTGCTGGCCGTCGCCGGCAGCCTGCTGGGGATCCTGGTGCTGACCGCCGGTGGCGCTCACCCCCCCGGCCTGTTCGGAGACTTTCTGACGTCGCTTGAAGCGCTCAACATTACTTCGGAAGCGGTCTTCTTTATTTTCCTGCCGGCGCTGATCTTTGAATCGGCCCTGAATATCAATGCCCGTCACCTCATGACCGATATCGGCCCAATCTTGCTGCTGGCCGTCCTCGGCCTACTGATCTCCTGTGTGCTGGTCGGCACCCTGGTCTGGGGAGTATCAGAGCTGAGCCTGGTGGCCTGCCTGCTGCTCGGCGCGATTGTGTCTGCCACCGATCCGGTTGCCATTGTGGCGATTTTCAAAAACCTCGGGGCCCCGAAACGGCTGACGATCCTGGTCGAAGGGGAAAGCCTGCTCAATGACGCAACGGCCATCGTATTGTTTACCATCCTGGTTGCCATCCTGCTCGGCGATGCCCAGGCCGGGGTCCTGTCTGCCAGCGGACAATTTCTGAAAGTGTTTTTCGGCGGGATTTTGGTCGGCCTGTTCGCTTCTTCGCTGGTTGCCGCACTGATCGGCAAACTGCGCAATATGCCGCTAGTCGAAATCACCCTCACCATCTGTCTGGCGTACCTGAGCTTTCTCTTTGCCGAGCATTACCTCCATGTCTCCGGGGTCATGGCCGTGGTCACCGCCGGGTTGCTGATGAACTCCTATGGCCGTACCCAGGTCTCCCCCCAGACCTGGCATGCACTCACTGAAACCTGGGAAGAGCTGGCCTTCTGGGCCAACTCACTAATCTTCTTTCTGGTCGGGCTGCTGGTACCCAAAGTTCTCATCACGTTTACCGCCTCGCAGGCCCTGTCGCTGACGGTGCTGATCATCGCCGCCTTTGCTGCCCGCAGCGTCGTGCTGTACCTGATCCTGCCGCTGCTAAACCGGGCCGGGCTGGGGCAGCAAATCAGCCTGACCTTCCGCACCGTAATGCTGTGGGGCGGGCTACGGGGAGCAGTCTCGCTCGCGTTGGCCCTGGTGATTTTGGAAACCCCGGGCATTGACCCCGAAATCAAAGCCTTTATCGCCTCACTGGTCACCGGCTTTGTGCTGTTTACCCTGTTCGTGAATGCCCCCACCATGGGGATGATGATGCGCTTTTTCGGCCTTGATCGCCTGCCGCCAGCCGAGCGGATGATCCGCAACCGGGTGATGGCGTTGTCCATCAAACGGATCCGCAAAGGACTGGATCATGCCGCCCGGACCGATCATATTGAACCGGCCATCGCGACCGGTGTGGCCGATATTTACGAGCAGCGGCTGAACCGGGTCCAGCGCTCGATCTCGACCGACCCGCAGCAACCGGATACCGTGACCCTGTGTGTCGGCCTGAGCACCCTGACCAACCACGAGCGGCACCTGTATCTCCAGCGGTTTGCCGACGGACTGGATTCAGCCAAGATCAGCCGCACCCTGCTGTTTCATGCCGATGCGCTGCAAGACAGTCTGAAAATGGGCGAAGTCGACGGCTATAACCATGCCTACCGGGAAACACTAGATTACGGCGTGATGCTGAGAATCGCTTTAGGACTGCAACAATACTGCAAGCTGACGCGTCCCCTGGCGATCCAACTCGCCAACCGGTTTGAGGTATTGAGCGTCACCGAGACTGTAGTGACCTCACTGCTGGACTATAACCGGGACAAAATCCCGGCGCTGTTCGGCGACCCCGTAGCCAGCGCACTGGCACCAATCCTGAAAACACGGCAACAACTTACCCGTCAGGCACTGGATGCCCTGCGCCTGCAATATCCAGACTACGCCGAAACCCTACAAAAGCGCCACCTGGTTCGGGTTGCCCTACGGCTCGAAGAAAGCAACTATCGCCAAATGCTGAGCGAGAATATGATCAGCCAGGAAGTATTCAGTGACTTAACCCGGGAGCTGGACAAGCGCAGCCGGAGCATGGATCGCCAGCCAAAGCTGGATCTTGGCTTAGAGCCGGAAAAGCTGATCGCCAAAGTGCCATTCTTCGCCGCCTTGCAAGCAACCCAGCTGCGCCAGATTGCCTCTCGGTTAACGCCGCTGCTGGCGGTTCCGGGTGAGCGCATCATTGCCAAGGGCGAGCCCGGCAATGCGATGTATTTCATTTCCAGCGGCGCGGTCGAAGCACAAGTACTCCCCAAACCGGTCCGGCTCGGTAGCGGCGACTTTTTCGGTGAGTTGGCGCTGCTGACGCAAGCGCCGCGTAATGCCAACGTCACCGCCATCAGCTACTGCCAGTTGCTGATGCTTAAACTGACCGACTTCCAGCAGCTCACCAAAGACTATCCCGATTTACAAGCAGAAATCACCCGCGCTGCCGCACAACGCCTGAATCCGGGCCAGCTGATCGCACAGGTCCCCCTCTTTAGCGCCCTGCATCCCGATGAGCTCCAGGCCATCGTCTGCCAATTGAAAACCCGCGTCGCTGCGCCCGGTGAGACACTCATTACCCGCGGGGAAATCGGTGATGCGCTGTACTTGATCGCGGCCGGTCGGGTGGAAGTACGCACAGGACAGAAGGAACCTGCCGCCGTACTACAACAGGGGGATTTTTTTGGCGAGCAGGCATTGCTTTCCGACACCCCCCGCAATGCAGATGTCGCTGCCACCGACTATTGCGAGCTACTGGTGTTGGAGAAAGAAGCCTTTGCCGGTTTGATTGCGACCCATCCGACCCTGAAAGCGCGCTTGCAACGCCCATAA
- a CDS encoding GNAT family N-acetyltransferase, translated as MMLSTPLTHHKSPRLDHEKISITDAITLRPLALNHAEGLLEAVERSRPQLATFLGWVKGVTDLAGARQYIRERISAPAPGARWYAIFHQQTFCGVFGIKSIAPRSHIAEVGYWLSTEVQGQGVTHQILAALIPALAQETNADIVEFRCLEHNRASIQVASRTGAKWVKSVEHQMDVRDAAQKLNIYHLALKPWKN; from the coding sequence ATGATGCTCTCAACGCCCCTGACTCACCACAAATCTCCGCGGCTTGACCACGAGAAAATATCGATCACTGATGCCATCACGCTACGTCCTTTAGCCCTCAACCATGCTGAGGGGCTGCTGGAAGCGGTCGAACGCAGCCGACCCCAGTTAGCCACTTTCCTCGGCTGGGTCAAAGGTGTCACCGATTTGGCCGGCGCCCGGCAATATATCCGGGAGCGAATCAGCGCTCCGGCCCCTGGCGCCCGATGGTATGCCATTTTCCACCAGCAGACATTTTGCGGTGTGTTCGGGATTAAATCGATCGCACCCCGATCGCACATCGCTGAAGTGGGCTACTGGCTCAGTACCGAAGTTCAGGGCCAAGGGGTGACTCACCAAATTCTCGCGGCGCTCATTCCGGCCCTGGCCCAGGAAACCAACGCGGATATTGTTGAATTTCGCTGCCTGGAACACAATCGGGCCAGTATCCAGGTCGCCAGCCGAACCGGAGCCAAATGGGTCAAGTCCGTCGAGCATCAAATGGATGTTCGCGATGCGGCGCAAAAACTCAACATCTACCACCTGGCCCTGAAACCATGGAAAAATTGA
- a CDS encoding riboflavin synthase subunit alpha — MFTGIVQSIATINNVSDQGGIRTFVIDFQPGFCDDLEIGASVAVDGVCLTVTELISEVQVKFDVMLQSLLITTLSEYQPGTAVNVERAAKDGAEIGGHPLSGHVDFKTPILAVQQIEENYCLRLKLSDTWKRYVFPKGYIALNGASLTLSAVNKQEGWFEVWLIPETRRMTVFEQKAVGDHINVEIERGTQVVVDTVRDTLEENLGALLPAFEQLLAQQGMDIDALGQNMKVLGNHKPQ; from the coding sequence ATGTTTACCGGAATTGTTCAATCTATCGCCACCATCAACAACGTCAGTGATCAGGGCGGCATTCGCACCTTTGTCATCGACTTTCAACCCGGCTTTTGTGACGACCTGGAAATCGGTGCCAGTGTCGCCGTTGACGGCGTCTGTCTCACCGTCACTGAGCTCATTTCCGAAGTTCAGGTCAAGTTTGATGTCATGCTGCAAAGCCTGCTCATCACCACCCTCAGTGAATATCAACCCGGTACAGCGGTGAATGTCGAGCGGGCAGCCAAAGATGGTGCCGAAATCGGCGGCCACCCACTCTCCGGCCATGTTGATTTTAAAACGCCAATTCTGGCCGTTCAGCAAATTGAAGAGAATTACTGTCTGCGGCTGAAACTCAGCGACACCTGGAAACGCTATGTGTTTCCCAAGGGATATATCGCCCTCAACGGCGCCAGCCTGACCCTCTCCGCGGTCAACAAACAAGAAGGCTGGTTTGAAGTCTGGCTGATCCCGGAAACCCGGCGGATGACGGTGTTTGAACAGAAGGCGGTCGGTGACCACATCAATGTTGAAATTGAGCGCGGCACCCAAGTAGTCGTTGATACCGTGCGTGATACGCTGGAAGAAAACCTCGGCGCATTACTGCCGGCGTTTGAACAACTTCTGGCGCAACAAGGCATGGATATCGACGCACTGGGCCAGAATATGAAGGTGTTAGGCAACCACAAACCCCAATAA